Within Spinacia oleracea cultivar Varoflay chromosome 4, BTI_SOV_V1, whole genome shotgun sequence, the genomic segment gttgctcattcttccctaattgagtttagtttgctagagactaacAAACGCTTAGCTCGgaggagtttgatgagcgacatttatgtctcttagcttaggattttatgttagtttttatgcttttttatagtttttatagctttttgtgtgaatattataagtttcgttccatctggtgctttataggtgattatgatgaaaagtgatggaaaacaagtagaatcaagccaaaacagggcttgtgcgatcgagtgatgatttgtgcgcccgaacagaggagtGCAAATGGGCATCAAGAAATATCaagttctgtgcgatcgaacgtgctctgttgttcggtcgcacataatggatttttggaggcagaatgtctCAAATTTGGAAAGCGACCGCACCGTCTTTATGTTCTACAGCACAGGGATTGTAcgatcgaacgtgctctgttgttcggtcgcacaaaatggATTTTTGGAGGAAGAATGTCTTAAATTTGGGATGCGACCACACAGGTTTTCTACTCGAACGCACAagagttgtgcgcccacacaagcCCTTATGTTCGAGCGAATCATACTGCAGAGGAGAcatgagccaaagaaaccccattcgaccgaacaggtTCCTCGTTCgttcgcacatgacgaaggaagtgttcttcgctgccttcgctcgcacaggTCTCAGTGTTTGCTCGAATGGGtcttttacgttcggtcgcacaaagggtctgtgcgaccgaatggctgCGCAGGCTGCTCTTTTTCgaattttggcttctatttggggaaacttataaatagatttttcgtttattttgttaagtgtagaattttagttgacaATTTTAGATTCTCAAAGTTAGTGTTTCAGCATTTccagagagagaaactctcctccattgaagcatcaatttgtaattctctgaactcttcttctaattttgtgcaattcaattcaatttcttaattcttgcttttgttatcgttgttgattgttttttaattccttcaattcatgaattcttcttgattttactttagttactttgatccttaattctcttgttgattgttctagtctttgattctctctttctaatctttcaatttcatgcttgctagtctagaattaatggatttcttgatttctagtatgattagtgagtagaattaggttagggaaaggggagaatctaggggcttaattaggggaacttgatgatttgattgatgaatgattgatgtgattaaattgatttagtgctaagattttccatgatcaattgagtagtagttgcaaatgctagttgattgaattagattggaatgtatgatttaggtttggcaagacattgtgagcctaattcatgcaagtgaatgattgttcctattatatgcaagcttatctagcttaggactaggCGAATGCTcttctataggctaggttgcttcgcgtgctccatccgagaggtggcgagcatgtcatttggtttcattcccctatgtgctatgtcattgcatcattcatgattactagatggtagttcatttcccccgatttccctagactatccccaactccctaacgtttcctttccttgattcaatctattttaattgttagtttagcttcatagtgataattcaaatcaaacttcttgttcgaactagcttgacatttaaactcgagaaccatcgtttctttgtgacgatccctatacttaccactatagttcatatagttggttagtctagCGGTTCTATAAGTTTTGTTTGATTGTggcgttgatctttcaacgaACGAAAAACGCCTTATCAAAAAATGGCGCCGATGCCGGGGAACGgtttttgtttttgagtttatgttgagactagttcatcattagaaaatacaaaaacattgcaattttgcttagctttcttttccttggcattgctcacggttttcttgagtttgtatgcttgttagggggcgtgctcgtcaaaggaccctccatcctcttgacctcgaattggagaggacacttAGGAGACTAAGGCGTGTATGGTCTAGCTCATCAAGCCATAACAGATTCGAatcgttgagtgttggtgaggaaCAACAACAGAGTGATCAAGTTTTTGAGAATATGGCGCTCCCGGTTAAGAACTTTGGAATACCGGGGGCATTCGAAGCTACATGCGGTATTCAAGCCCCCACAACAAGTGCCAataactttgagatcaagcccgccttgatcaatttggtcCAAAGCCACCCCTTTTGCGTGAAGAGCAATGAGTCACCTCACGAACATCTCAAACAattcgagcactattgtgacacaatcaagcacaatggtGTCACATCGGATTACGCGAGGTTAACATTGTTTCGTTTCTCACTACTTGGGCGagcaagtgattggcttgacaaggaggtcaagcccaactcacttctCACTTGGAAAGAGGTGACTAGTGCGTTCTTGGCCAAGTTTTACtcgcatgggaagacggcggaaTATCGCCACAAAATCCAATCCTTTGAGCAAAGGCGAGACGAGTCACTCTTCGAAGCTTGGGATAGTTTTAAGaagtaccaaagggaatgccctcaccatgggatcCCTAAATGGTTGTTGCTTCAAACCTTCTACTTGGGGTTGAGTCCAAGTTAAAAGACAAGTCTagatgcgggcgcgggaggtCCCATCATGAACAAGACACAAGATTAAATTGAAGAGATAATTGAGGACGTGGTCCAAAATTATCAAGCTTGGCATGTTGGTGCAAGGGATTATGAAGGCAAGGGAAGGAGTGATGATGGGAAAGGATCGGTCTATACTATGGAGCAAGCTCGGATCATTGAGAAGCTTAGCTCGCGGTTGGAGAAACTTGAAAGCACGCCAAGGCAACCACCTTCACCATTTGCGGGAAGAGCATCAAGCCAACCGCCATCACCATCTACAATTCTACCTCCTTCGGCCACTCTTCTCACTAAGGGGAAGAGCAAGGTTAGTTCCTATGCCACAATGCCTCCGGGCACTTCATTTTGCGATAATTGCCAAGACTATGGTCACTTCCCCAATGCATGCCCCTTAGTTCATAATGTGTcttttgtggattatggcccttcgtattAAGGTGACTTTGATGTGGAATATGCTCATGCCTtaaatgagaggtctaggaacGATAACCCTAGCAATCAaaattttgctaggcaacctagagggccccccatgtatggttcccaccaaggctatggccaaggaagtgggtatgatagccaaaatcgaggtgactatagagcacaaggctatcaaagccaagcgccctatggtcaacctcaaggttttggcaattaaggccaatacaaccaaggtAGTTacaatcccaaccatcaaggtggcgGGGGTTATAACTAttcttatgggcaatttaggggtgcctcaagtgggggttatcctttgaactcggaaggtccttatggtgcatctcaaatcccacctcccggattcaatggaccgatgacctttggcaaccaatatcaaccaaaccttagtggttatggcaatgcacctccaccactcccgcctctcaagtgtaatcttgaggctctcatggagttgtttgtgggggcgcaagccaagaagaatgtcgagtttgaggatggattcaagcaatccaacactcacttgaagatgattgagacccaactagCACAACTTGCTAGCACTATCAAAGAGCAACAAGTGCAcacaagtctcccaccccaagatCAACCTCCTAAGAAAATGTATGCAAttgtgacaaggagtgggaagacTTTAGATGATAGTGCTACGCATGTTGAAGCTCCTTGCTCCAGGGGTGAGAGTTCTATGGGAAATGAGTCCTCAGACCATGATGTTGCGGAAGAGAAGTCTCATGTCGACGATATGAGTGATGGTGATAAGTCGAAGGAgactcctcttcctcctctcccaaCTCCTCCTCCCCCCTATCCAGATTTAATAGGCACAAGTTAGATGTGCAATTCTCAAAATTTCTTGAGATTCTTCGACAAATGTATATCACTATCCCCTTTACGGTTGCGTTGAAACAAATGCCAACCTACACAAGATTTCTTAAGAAAATCTTGAGTGGGAAGCGAGATTTTGACGTAAAGGAGACGGTGAATCTCACCGAAAATTATAGTGCTATTATTCTTAACCAAACGCCACCTAAACTCAAAGACCCGGgtagtttttctatcccttgtgctattaaggagcttgaaataagcaatgcctTGTGTGATTTGGGTGCTAGTGTTAGTATAATGCCTTATTCAGTGTTCGCCAAGCTTGAAATTGGTGATCTTGTCCCAACcaacatcaccttgcaactTGCCGACCGTTCGGTCAAGTACCCTATTGGCAAGGTTGAGGATGTTCCCCTAGTTGTTCGCAAGCTTGCTTTCCTTGTGGACTTCGTCGTCTTGGACATTGATGAGGATTCCCATACCCCCATTATCTTGggaggccatttttggccaccgcGGGTGCTCTTATCGATGTGCAAGGGGACTAATCACCTTGAAAGAGGGAGACGCCAAGGCTAGTTTCAAGCTTGCAATTGATGAACATTGTTGCTCTAAGATGAAAAGTTGTATGAAAGTTGACACTCTTGCTTGTGTTGAGCACAATCATTCTTGTGCTATTGCTTCTAACAATCCTTGTGTTCTTAAGTGTGATTTTGAGTTTGATAGGAAAGTGAAGAAGGATATGCACGAGAGCTCCTTTGTGCTAGGCGGTTCTTATGATGACGTCATCACCATTCCCGACACATTCGGGATGGATCTTGATGATGTGGGGGCACTCACTCCGGTATGTAATGGTAAGAGGTGTATGAGCAAGAAGTCTAAGCAAGGCAATCCTATGCCTAGGAAGACTTGGTTTGGTCCCCACTCAATAAGTTGTGGTTTGGGTAAGTTGTTTGTGCCCAAGGAGGCCAAGAAAGGTTTGTTGACTAGTGTTGACCCAAGGTTTGTTGTGTTTGACCCCCCTTGACTTTTGGGGggtccgtcaagctaatgacgttaaacgagcgctaccagGAGGCAACTCGTGTAATCATTTCCTCTCTTGTCCCCCCCATGAgctttggggggattcgtcaagctaatgacgttaaacgagcgctacccgggaggcaactcggttgtctaactcctagttttagtttttatttgattttatgcATTATTTTCCATTAATTAGCTTAATTTTCGATTTAAAGGGGAAGCCATTGAAACATTTGCAAAATcatgttttgtgcgaccgaacaggattcctcgttcgatcgcacaaaactgGTTTTTGGAAAACGATCGCacagttttaaaaattcgattgcacaggtctgtgcgaccgaacgactTTTTCTGTTGGATC encodes:
- the LOC130471579 gene encoding uncharacterized protein, which translates into the protein MYITIPFTVALKQMPTYTRFLKKILSGKRDFDVKETVNLTENYSAIILNQTPPKLKDPVFAKLEIGDLVPTNITLQLADRSVKYPIGKVEDVPLVVRKLAFLVDFVVLDIDEDSHTPIILGGHFWPPRVLLSMCKGTNHLERGRRQG